A window of Dyella terrae contains these coding sequences:
- a CDS encoding APC family permease, translating into MSDTPNPSGYVRRLSLWDAAMIVVGGIIGGGIFLNPGIAAQRTGSGLTLLMMWVGAGLLTLIGALCYAELGARRPHAGGSYVYLREAFGSLAGFLFGWTMLLVIYSGSSAAVATIFASYATSVFGLPKDMIAPLAAGALIFVAGINLFGLRLGAQIQNLFTLLKLLAVAVLVVCGLFLAGAGQTGVLAADPARADVGFMGAALPVLFAYSGFTYLNNLAGEVRDPQRTLPRALFVGMLLVIAVYALVNVAYLAVLGHDGLANSTTPAADVMSRVFGPIGGKVIAIGIAISTLGFCNITLVAGARVLQVMGEDGLFFRSVALLHAKHRTPNVALILLSGWAVVLAVSGSYGQLLDYATFGDWLACALGVATLFWYRRRQGASASFRVPGYPLLPLIFVGVVAWVVVETMLSNPVNAGMGLLIMAAGAPVYFIWRRFFPVTQPAP; encoded by the coding sequence ATGAGTGACACCCCCAATCCCAGCGGCTACGTCCGGCGCCTGAGCCTGTGGGACGCAGCCATGATCGTGGTGGGCGGCATCATTGGTGGCGGCATCTTCCTCAACCCCGGCATTGCCGCGCAGCGCACCGGGTCGGGTCTGACGCTGTTGATGATGTGGGTCGGCGCGGGCCTGCTCACGCTGATCGGCGCCCTGTGTTACGCGGAGCTGGGCGCGCGCCGGCCCCACGCGGGCGGCAGCTATGTTTACCTGCGCGAAGCCTTCGGCTCACTCGCCGGCTTCCTGTTCGGCTGGACCATGTTGCTGGTGATCTACTCGGGCTCAAGCGCGGCGGTGGCGACGATCTTTGCCAGCTACGCCACGTCCGTGTTCGGCCTGCCCAAGGACATGATTGCGCCGCTTGCCGCCGGCGCACTGATCTTCGTCGCTGGCATAAACCTGTTTGGCCTTCGACTCGGCGCGCAGATCCAGAATCTGTTTACCCTGCTGAAACTGCTGGCCGTCGCCGTGCTCGTGGTGTGCGGATTGTTTCTTGCCGGCGCCGGACAGACGGGCGTGCTGGCGGCAGATCCGGCGCGCGCGGACGTGGGCTTCATGGGCGCCGCCTTGCCGGTGCTGTTCGCGTATTCGGGCTTCACCTACCTCAACAATCTCGCCGGCGAGGTGCGCGATCCGCAGCGGACGCTGCCGCGTGCCCTCTTCGTGGGCATGTTGCTGGTCATCGCCGTCTACGCGCTGGTCAATGTCGCCTACCTGGCCGTGCTCGGCCATGACGGCCTGGCCAACAGCACCACGCCCGCTGCTGACGTCATGAGCCGCGTCTTCGGGCCCATCGGCGGCAAGGTCATCGCCATCGGCATCGCCATCTCCACGCTCGGCTTCTGCAACATCACCCTGGTCGCCGGCGCACGCGTGCTGCAGGTGATGGGCGAGGATGGCCTGTTCTTCCGCAGCGTGGCGCTGCTGCACGCCAAACACCGGACGCCCAACGTCGCGCTGATCCTGCTCTCGGGCTGGGCGGTGGTGCTGGCGGTCTCCGGCAGCTACGGCCAGTTGCTCGATTACGCTACCTTCGGCGACTGGCTGGCCTGCGCGCTCGGTGTCGCCACGCTGTTCTGGTATCGCCGGCGCCAGGGTGCGTCGGCCAGCTTCCGCGTGCCGGGCTATCCGCTGCTGCCGTTGATCTTCGTTGGCGTGGTCGCCTGGGTCGTCGTTGAAACGATGCTCAGCAATCCCGTCAACGCGGGCATGGGCCTGCTGATCATGGCCGCGGGCGCGCCGGTGTACTTCATCTGGCGGCGTTTCTTCCCGGTGACCCAGCCGGCGCCCTGA
- a CDS encoding S53 family peptidase — MLAKLHRTALAASLTLMLSTVSTFAFAANDIKPATDLGTADNAKTVNVLLVLKLRNQPDLEDYIQQTITPGSRNYHQFLTTAQFASKYGATDAQIAQVQSFLKQQGLTGTVLDNKMAIRASGTLAQFSTAFKTPIHTFVSPDTGRRYHKPTQDLVLPVNISGSVLGATGLNTERKYISHRMQSPKAAQPQPQMNAMARAATAPAAKPSGNPTATGVPGEYTVGDVANLYNINPLYNRGVTGKGSTLAIVTLSNFYPQDAYDYWNGIGLATKPNRITQIHVDGGGAFDDGSGETSLDVEQSGGLAPFADVLVYDAPNAGDSFTNAFMQAVVDNKADTISTSWGLPEIYNFAALNVDGAPVNDTTDVGDLQIWHQILMEAAVQGQSAFAASGDSGAYDTVRGLGYGTTPGTFNAPLTVDSPASDPYMTAAGGTTVPFSYAFRTGPTESIKKERVWAWDYIQDYFDKYVGKGTLDLFSVGGGGGVSVYWRTPLYQLFTQGIKTSEKKQTLAFNTSSGPEVLLQLPGGFYGRNVPDISLNADPETGYIVVSTVDGGVITGYGGTSFVAPQLNGISALLRQSTGHRVGFWNPQVYFLQNIFSYGSWSGFGDIKDGDNWFYKGKQGYDQGSGIGTLNVANLDAYLRAGL; from the coding sequence ATGCTTGCGAAGTTGCATCGTACGGCCCTTGCAGCATCCCTGACGCTGATGCTCAGCACCGTATCCACGTTCGCTTTCGCCGCGAACGACATCAAGCCCGCCACCGACCTCGGCACGGCCGATAACGCCAAGACGGTGAACGTCCTGCTGGTACTCAAGCTGCGTAACCAGCCCGACCTCGAGGATTACATCCAGCAGACGATCACGCCCGGAAGTCGCAACTACCATCAGTTCCTCACCACCGCACAATTCGCGAGCAAGTACGGCGCCACGGACGCGCAGATCGCCCAGGTACAGTCGTTCCTCAAGCAGCAGGGCCTGACTGGCACCGTGCTCGATAACAAGATGGCCATCCGCGCGAGCGGCACGCTGGCTCAGTTCAGTACCGCCTTCAAAACCCCCATCCATACCTTCGTATCACCGGATACCGGTCGCCGCTATCACAAGCCGACCCAGGATCTGGTGCTGCCGGTGAACATCTCCGGCAGCGTGCTTGGCGCCACGGGCCTCAACACCGAACGGAAGTACATCTCGCATCGCATGCAATCACCCAAGGCCGCGCAACCGCAGCCGCAGATGAACGCGATGGCACGCGCGGCGACGGCACCTGCTGCCAAACCGAGTGGCAACCCCACTGCGACAGGCGTGCCGGGTGAGTACACGGTCGGCGACGTCGCCAACCTGTACAACATCAACCCGCTGTACAACCGCGGCGTGACCGGCAAGGGCTCGACGCTCGCTATCGTCACCCTGTCGAACTTCTATCCGCAGGACGCGTACGACTACTGGAACGGCATTGGCCTGGCCACCAAGCCCAATCGCATCACGCAGATCCATGTCGACGGCGGTGGCGCCTTCGATGACGGCAGCGGCGAAACCTCGCTCGACGTCGAACAGTCCGGCGGCCTGGCACCGTTTGCCGATGTGCTGGTCTATGACGCACCCAATGCCGGCGACAGCTTCACCAATGCCTTCATGCAGGCGGTGGTGGACAACAAGGCCGACACGATCTCCACCAGCTGGGGTCTGCCGGAGATCTACAACTTCGCGGCGCTCAATGTGGACGGTGCCCCCGTCAACGACACCACGGATGTCGGCGATCTCCAGATCTGGCACCAGATCCTGATGGAAGCGGCCGTACAGGGTCAGTCGGCGTTCGCGGCGAGCGGTGACTCCGGCGCCTACGACACCGTGCGCGGCCTCGGCTATGGCACGACGCCCGGCACGTTCAATGCGCCGCTGACCGTCGATTCACCCGCCTCCGATCCGTACATGACCGCGGCCGGCGGCACCACCGTGCCCTTCAGCTACGCGTTCCGCACCGGTCCGACCGAGTCGATCAAGAAGGAGCGCGTCTGGGCCTGGGATTACATCCAGGATTACTTCGACAAGTACGTCGGCAAGGGCACGCTCGATCTGTTCTCGGTCGGCGGTGGCGGTGGCGTGAGCGTGTACTGGCGCACCCCGCTGTATCAGCTGTTCACCCAGGGCATCAAGACCAGCGAGAAGAAGCAGACGCTGGCCTTCAACACCAGCTCCGGGCCGGAAGTGTTGCTGCAGCTGCCCGGCGGGTTCTATGGCCGCAATGTGCCTGACATCTCGCTCAATGCCGATCCGGAAACCGGCTACATCGTGGTGTCCACCGTCGACGGCGGCGTGATCACCGGCTACGGCGGCACCAGCTTCGTCGCCCCGCAGCTCAACGGCATCAGCGCGTTGCTGAGGCAGAGCACCGGCCACCGCGTCGGCTTCTGGAATCCGCAGGTCTATTTCCTGCAGAACATCTTCAGCTATGGCAGCTGGTCCGGCTTCGGTGACATCAAGGACGGCGACAACTGGTTCTACAAGGGCAAGCAGGGTTATGACCAGGGTTCGGGCATCGGCACGTTGAACGTGGCGAATCTCGACGCGTATCTGCGCGCTGGGCTCTGA
- a CDS encoding (2Fe-2S)-binding protein has protein sequence MAQAQGLDVTPANKITPEKIREGIDVEINGRAFRHTGDPEMPLLWYLRDVLRLTGTKFSGEHGLGGADLVLVNNKLVAAVTVAVKTLQGKKVTTVEGLAAPDGKLHPLQQAFVDEDAIGCGYCTPGWLMASVDLLNRHPQPNDNDIDQLPNLCRCGCQTRVRRAIKRAAMAIAGGKA, from the coding sequence ATGGCGCAAGCCCAGGGCCTGGATGTCACCCCGGCCAACAAAATCACGCCAGAGAAGATTCGCGAAGGCATCGACGTCGAGATCAACGGGCGCGCCTTCCGGCACACCGGCGATCCGGAGATGCCCTTGCTGTGGTATCTGCGCGACGTCCTTCGCCTGACGGGCACCAAGTTCAGTGGCGAACACGGCCTGGGTGGCGCGGACCTTGTCCTGGTGAACAACAAGCTCGTCGCCGCCGTCACGGTTGCCGTGAAGACGCTGCAGGGCAAGAAGGTCACCACCGTCGAGGGCCTGGCGGCCCCCGACGGCAAGCTGCATCCGCTGCAGCAGGCCTTTGTCGACGAAGACGCCATCGGCTGCGGCTACTGCACCCCGGGCTGGCTGATGGCGTCGGTGGATCTGCTCAACCGCCATCCGCAACCCAATGACAACGACATCGACCAGCTCCCCAACCTGTGTCGCTGCGGTTGCCAGACGCGCGTGCGCCGCGCCATCAAGCGCGCTGCGATGGCCATCGCCGGAGGCAAGGCATGA
- a CDS encoding xanthine dehydrogenase family protein molybdopterin-binding subunit codes for MSAHRHDDPALPSRRQFLKILTCATGALIVGVPLVARAGEPPVPAALLGDALYGLGAYVRIDPDGSILIGARDPDTGTGTSTALPRIIADELDADWTRVSVVQLGLGVENGNGEARWTYGHQLGGMGDSIPAAWADLRQAGALARWLLMQAAARRLGIQADRLRTQSSMVIAPDGRRFDYGSLAEAASKVAPPTTTVGLKAPDRFTLIGQPAGDVDARGMVTGQTQFAVDHFYGDALVAVLLRCPWNDGSVASKDFKDAEAIKGVVKVVELKPEAGVLPGQTVQAPSIAVIAENTWAALQGRDKLKVEWKPGASGSESSAVLEQQAFDALNAKDFAPTTRVRNDGDVDAEAKKAARRVDASYVQPWLAHATSEPMNCLARVDKERATLVVPTQAPQQAWSVVQRLTGFKPDQIDIRVPRVGGGYGRRLDHDFVAEAVMLAQLVEKPVRVLWTREDDLGHDFYRSGCVHKLNATLDRKRNIVTWNQRMASASSLAQRQTPQDKLWTSEVDVNQLPAGLVPNYRSDWYAQQSLLARGPHRGMPYVNNAFAVESFIDEIAHALKENPLDTRLRLLGEARQVALQGGGQLDTGRLINVLKLVADRIEWKNWLRTVNGLGIACWHVNGAYVAHAIETSLAADKLNIERVVCAVDVGRVINPTGLEGQVAGATLDALGAAMNLAVTFRDGQPQQHSLKDYPLASMAQLPDSVEVITVQDDRPPTGASFLAMPSAAPALANAVFRVSAVRVRRLPLMRELLRLL; via the coding sequence ATGAGCGCGCACCGTCACGATGATCCCGCGCTGCCGTCGCGCCGCCAGTTCCTGAAAATCCTTACCTGCGCTACCGGTGCCCTGATTGTCGGCGTGCCGCTCGTCGCCCGTGCGGGGGAACCGCCCGTCCCGGCAGCCCTCCTGGGCGATGCCCTGTACGGCCTGGGCGCGTACGTTCGGATCGATCCCGATGGCAGCATCCTGATCGGTGCGCGCGACCCGGACACCGGCACGGGCACGTCCACGGCCCTCCCCCGCATCATCGCCGACGAACTGGATGCCGACTGGACGCGCGTGAGCGTGGTCCAGCTGGGCCTTGGTGTCGAAAATGGCAATGGCGAGGCGCGCTGGACCTACGGCCACCAGTTGGGTGGCATGGGTGATTCGATCCCCGCCGCGTGGGCGGATCTGCGTCAGGCCGGTGCGCTGGCGCGCTGGCTGCTGATGCAGGCGGCCGCACGCCGGCTCGGCATTCAGGCCGACCGCCTGCGCACCCAGTCGAGCATGGTCATCGCGCCCGACGGTCGCCGCTTCGATTATGGCTCCCTCGCCGAGGCTGCTTCGAAAGTCGCCCCGCCCACCACGACGGTGGGCCTGAAAGCACCTGATCGATTCACGCTCATCGGCCAGCCTGCGGGCGACGTCGACGCGCGCGGCATGGTGACGGGCCAAACACAGTTCGCCGTGGATCACTTTTATGGCGACGCCCTGGTCGCCGTGCTGCTGCGCTGCCCGTGGAACGATGGCAGCGTCGCGAGCAAGGATTTCAAGGACGCCGAAGCCATCAAGGGCGTCGTCAAGGTCGTCGAGCTCAAGCCTGAAGCGGGTGTCCTGCCGGGCCAGACCGTGCAGGCGCCGTCCATCGCGGTCATCGCCGAAAACACCTGGGCCGCGCTGCAAGGCCGCGACAAACTCAAGGTGGAATGGAAGCCTGGCGCCAGCGGCTCGGAAAGCAGTGCCGTCCTGGAGCAACAGGCGTTCGATGCGCTCAACGCCAAGGATTTTGCGCCCACCACGCGCGTGCGCAACGACGGCGATGTCGATGCCGAAGCGAAGAAAGCCGCGCGGCGCGTCGATGCCAGTTACGTGCAGCCGTGGCTGGCGCATGCCACGTCCGAACCGATGAACTGCCTTGCCCGCGTCGACAAGGAGCGCGCCACCCTCGTGGTGCCGACCCAGGCACCGCAACAGGCTTGGTCCGTTGTGCAGCGCCTGACCGGCTTCAAGCCGGATCAGATCGATATCCGCGTACCGCGCGTCGGTGGCGGTTACGGGCGTCGCCTCGATCATGACTTCGTTGCCGAGGCCGTGATGCTGGCCCAGTTGGTGGAGAAGCCCGTGCGCGTGCTGTGGACGCGCGAGGACGATCTCGGCCACGACTTCTACCGCTCCGGCTGCGTGCACAAGCTCAACGCCACGCTCGACCGCAAGCGCAACATCGTCACCTGGAACCAGCGCATGGCGAGCGCCTCGTCGCTGGCGCAGCGCCAGACGCCGCAGGACAAGCTCTGGACGTCTGAAGTGGACGTCAACCAGCTGCCCGCCGGCCTTGTACCGAACTACCGCAGCGACTGGTATGCGCAGCAATCGTTGCTAGCGCGCGGCCCGCATCGCGGCATGCCGTACGTCAACAATGCGTTCGCGGTCGAGAGCTTCATCGATGAAATCGCGCATGCGTTGAAGGAAAATCCGCTCGACACGCGCCTGCGCCTGCTCGGCGAGGCTCGCCAGGTGGCACTGCAGGGTGGTGGCCAGCTTGATACCGGCCGACTCATCAACGTGCTCAAGCTGGTGGCCGATCGCATCGAGTGGAAGAACTGGCTGCGCACCGTCAATGGACTGGGCATCGCCTGCTGGCATGTCAACGGTGCGTACGTCGCGCATGCGATCGAAACGTCACTTGCTGCCGATAAGCTCAACATCGAGCGCGTGGTGTGCGCCGTCGACGTCGGTCGCGTCATCAATCCTACCGGCCTGGAAGGCCAGGTCGCAGGAGCGACGCTGGACGCGCTGGGTGCTGCGATGAACCTCGCGGTTACATTCAGGGATGGCCAGCCGCAGCAGCATTCGCTTAAGGATTATCCGCTGGCGAGCATGGCCCAGCTTCCCGACAGCGTGGAAGTGATCACCGTGCAGGACGATCGACCACCCACGGGCGCCAGCTTCCTGGCCATGCCCAGCGCGGCACCGGCACTGGCCAATGCCGTGTTCCGCGTGAGTGCGGTACGCGTGCGTCGATTGCCGTTGATGCGCGAGCTGCTGCGCCTGCTCTGA